A window of Candidatus Paceibacterota bacterium contains these coding sequences:
- a CDS encoding radical SAM protein, with product MFKRKKKEPHEAYTENGVRHVTIPGVMRIHMRRDKNGNNMVWINGINLLLVNKTAADFIEIFIEKVWKTKPNKGAYAEKEIVRSVVAEMRGIYPKVPVEQLQMDFEKIYGVLMGISCGACPVEDLKLGVQEINPVTWAAPARMDLALTYKCNNRCSFCYAGGSRNVKELSTSEWKDIIDHLWAIGVPHVTFTGGEATCRKDLAELVSYAREFVTGLITNGRMLSQCAKDLHDASLDYVQVSLESSEKEIHDKMVGVNGAWDETVQGIRVAMENHLEVVTNTTLTQENCDNFPDLIRFGKELGLKTMACNALICSGKGLKAKQENGLDETKLKEVLLKAQAVARELGIDLQWYSPTCYNRLNPIDLSFGIKACSAAQYNMTIEPNGFVIPCQSWIHENVGSILTDPWENIWQHPTCIALRSGEYAKKNAECAECQYIQICGGGCPLERLNAT from the coding sequence ATGTTCAAGAGAAAAAAGAAAGAACCTCATGAAGCATACACTGAGAACGGAGTCCGTCATGTGACGATTCCTGGTGTCATGAGGATACACATGAGAAGGGACAAGAACGGGAACAATATGGTATGGATCAATGGAATAAATCTGCTGCTTGTCAACAAAACAGCCGCCGATTTCATAGAGATTTTCATTGAAAAAGTCTGGAAGACGAAACCGAATAAAGGAGCCTATGCCGAAAAAGAGATCGTACGGTCAGTTGTCGCAGAGATGCGTGGGATATATCCGAAAGTTCCGGTCGAACAGCTGCAAATGGATTTTGAAAAGATCTATGGCGTTCTGATGGGAATATCTTGCGGAGCGTGTCCGGTTGAGGATCTGAAATTGGGTGTCCAGGAGATAAATCCTGTAACATGGGCGGCGCCGGCCAGAATGGACCTTGCATTAACATACAAATGCAACAATCGTTGCAGTTTTTGCTATGCGGGAGGATCCAGGAATGTCAAAGAGCTCAGCACGTCAGAGTGGAAAGATATAATAGATCATCTTTGGGCGATCGGTGTTCCGCATGTGACTTTCACAGGCGGAGAAGCGACTTGCAGAAAAGACCTGGCGGAGCTTGTAAGCTATGCCAGGGAATTTGTCACGGGGCTTATCACCAACGGCAGGATGCTTTCGCAATGTGCGAAGGATCTGCATGATGCGAGCCTTGACTATGTGCAGGTATCCCTGGAGTCGTCAGAGAAAGAGATCCATGACAAGATGGTTGGAGTGAATGGAGCCTGGGACGAAACTGTCCAGGGGATCAGGGTGGCTATGGAAAATCACCTTGAAGTTGTGACCAACACCACCTTAACGCAAGAAAACTGCGACAATTTCCCGGATCTTATCAGATTCGGAAAAGAGCTGGGACTGAAGACAATGGCATGCAATGCGCTCATTTGCAGCGGCAAGGGGCTGAAAGCAAAACAGGAAAACGGTTTGGATGAAACCAAGCTGAAAGAAGTTTTGTTGAAGGCTCAAGCTGTTGCCCGGGAACTCGGGATCGATCTGCAGTGGTATTCGCCGACATGTTATAATCGGCTGAATCCGATCGACCTGTCCTTTGGAATAAAGGCATGTTCCGCGGCCCAATATAATATGACCATAGAACCCAACGGTTTTGTTATCCCATGCCAGTCATGGATACACGAAAATGTCGGCAGCATATTGACCGATCCGTGGGAGAATATCTGGCAGCATCCGACTTGCATAGCCCTGAGAAGCGGGGAATATGCGAAAAAGAATGCAGAATGCGCCGAGTGCCAATACATACAGATCTGCGGAGGCGGTTGTCCTCTGGAGAGGCTCAATGCGACTTAG